The Bdellovibrio bacteriovorus W nucleotide sequence GGTGTTCTTGTTGTTGCAAAAAATGACAAGGCCCACGAAAACCTTTCCCAACAGTTTCAAGAAAGAAGCATTCGCCGCATTTACTACGCCGTCGCTATCGGAAATCCCAAAAACACTGAGGGCGTAATTACTAGCTTTTTAAATCGTCATCCTGTTGATCGCAAACGACAATCCTCTGTGCTAGATGAAAACAAGAAGATCATCTCAGATATAGAGCGAACCGACGTTGATGGACGTTTTGCAATTACGAAGTACAAAGTTCTTAGCAGCAAGAGTGGATTGAGTTACATGCAGATGAAACTTGAAACAGGTCGCACTCATCAGATTCGCGTGCATCTTTCAGAAAATGGTTTACCTATTGCTGGCGATTCAACTTATGGAGCTGATAAAAAAGTTAAAAACTTAGCGGCTAAATCTACGCAAGTAGATATTAAAGGCCTCACACGCTTCATGCTTCACGCTGGCGAGCTAGACTTCAACCATCCAAAAACAAACAAGAGACTTGAGTTCAAAGCCGATTGGCCTTCATCAGAAAAAGATTTAATTATCAAGTGGGGACTCATCAATGAAGATCAATGAGACAAATCTTGGTTTTGAAATTACGGTTGAAAACTTTTTTCTATTTTTTGGAAAAAAAGAATCTAGTCTCGCGAACCTTACACAGACTTATCCACAGTTTACTTTCAAGCGTC carries:
- a CDS encoding pseudouridylate synthase (COG0564 Pseudouridylate synthases, 23S RNA-specific); translation: MKTNTALLNISASPEMIGQRLDKALSLIPEIGSRSRASILIEENRILVNGKLVKSSYSVQANDIVQITMPEPEPSDLQPYDFPLDILFEDDDIIVVNKPAGLVVHPAAGHAQDTLVNALLHHTKNLSMKFGDNRPGIVHRLDKETSGVLVVAKNDKAHENLSQQFQERSIRRIYYAVAIGNPKNTEGVITSFLNRHPVDRKRQSSVLDENKKIISDIERTDVDGRFAITKYKVLSSKSGLSYMQMKLETGRTHQIRVHLSENGLPIAGDSTYGADKKVKNLAAKSTQVDIKGLTRFMLHAGELDFNHPKTNKRLEFKADWPSSEKDLIIKWGLINEDQ